The Sphingobacteriaceae bacterium DNA window GCTGACGGCCAGCTGGCGGGGGCCGGTGAAGCGGGCCCGGCCCTGGATGATCTGGACGTCCCGGGAGCGGCACAACTGGTTCAGGCCGGCGGCCAGGCGGTTCACCACGTCGTCCTTCCACTGCTGCAGCTTGGCCATGTCCAAGGAAGCCCCGGCCACGTTGATGCCCCGGGCGGCCAGGCCGGGCAGGCTGTGGTAGATCTCGCCGGCGCTCAAGAGGGCCTTGGACGGGATGCAGCCTTTGTGGAGGCACACGCCGCCCAAGGCTTCGGCTTCGATCAAGACGACGTCTTTGCCCAATTGGGCGGCCCGTAGGGCGGCGGCATAGCCGCCGGGCCCGCCTCCGATGACGGCTACCTGGGTGCCGGTGGCCACATCCCCTACAACCATGATCAGACCATCTCCATAAACAGCAGGCTGGGCTTGGCCAGGTATTCCATGACCTGGTTCAGGAACCGGGCTGCAACGGCGCCGTCCACGATCCGGTGGTCGAAGGCCAAGGACAAGTTGAGCATGTGCCGGGCTACGATCTGCCCTTCATGGACCACGGGCCGCTCCTTGATGCGGTGGACGGCCAGGATGGCGGCCTCGGGGGCGTTGATGATGGGGGTGGCGAAGACGCCCCCCAAGGGCCCGATGTTGGTGATGGTGAAGGTGCTGTCCCGCAGGTCATCCAATTGGATGGTGCGGTCCCGGGCCTGGCGGGCCAGCCGGTCCAAATCCGCCGCCAGCTGGAAGATGCTCTTCTGGTCGGCGTGCTTGATGACAGGCACCACCAGGCCGTCGTCGGTGTCGGTGGCGATGCCGATGTGGTAGTAGTGCTTGTACACGATTTCTTCCCGCTCATCGTCCAAGGAGGCGTTCAGTTCCCGGTAGCGGCGCAGGGCGGCGGTGACGGCCTTGATGATGAAGGGCAGGAAGGTGAGCCGCAGACCCTGCTCCTCCGCCAGGGCATGGGCCTGGTCCCGCAATTGCACCAATTCGGTGACGTCCACCTCGTCCATGTGGACGGCGTGGGGGATGGTCTGCATGCTGCGGACCATCTGCTCGGCGATCTTACGCCGCAGGCCCCGCAGGGGAACCCGTTCCTCACCGCCGGCGGGCGGGGAGGCCGCGGGGGCGGCAGCCGGCGCCGCGGCTGCCGCAGCGGCGGCGCCACCGGGGGCCAGTCCGTCCCGCTGGGCGCCCCCGGCCAGGAGGGCGGCGGCCCGCTGGACGTCTTCGTCGGTGATGCGCCCGGCGGGGCCCGTCCCCTTCACCTGGGCCAGATCCACACCCAGTTCCCTGGCCAGGCGCCGGGTGGAGGGGGCCGCCAAGATGGGCCCCGATGGCGCCGGGGGTGCCGGCGGCACCGTGGCTACGGGCGTCGAGGCCGCTGGAACAGCGGATTCCGCCGGCGAGGACGCCTCCGCCCGGGGGGATTTGGCGCCTGCTGCCGGCGGCGACGCTCCTTCCGCCAGGTCGATGGTGATCAAGACGGCGCCCACGGCCACGGTGTCGCCTTCGGCGGCGTGGAGCTTGGCCACGGTGCCCGCCACGGGGGATGCGATCTCCACCACGGCCTTGTCGGTCTGGATCTCCACCATGGGCTGGTCTTCCGCCAGGGAATCCCCTTCCTTGACGAGCCAGCGCACGATTTCCGCTTCATGAAGTCCTTCGCCCACGTCGGGCAGTCGAAACTCATAGGCCATAGATTGTGCCTGCCTTTCCGGTCACGAAGCCATCACCTGCTCGATGGCGGCCCTGGTGCGCTGCGGGCTGGGCAGGTGGAACTGCTCCCGGGCGAAGAAGGGGGTCGGGACGTCGTAGCCGCACACCCGGGCCACGGGAGCCTGCAGGTGGAAAAAGGCGTGCTCGTTGATGAGGGCGATGAGTTCGCCGCCGAAGCCCCCTTGCTGGGGCGCTTCGTGGACGATGACGCAGCGGCCGGTCTTCTGGACGGAATGGATGATGGTCTCCCTGTCCACCGGGGAAATGGTGCGCAGGTCGATGAGTTCGATGGACCAGCCCGTTTCCGCCTGCACGTCCTGGACCACCTTTTGGGCCAGGTGCAGCATGGCTCCCCAGGCGATGACCGTCAGGTCGGTGCCTTCCTGCACGACCCGGGCCTTGCCGATGGGAACGGTATAGGCTTCGGCGGGCACTTCCTCCCGGAAGGCCCGGTAGATGCTCTTGGGCTCCAAAAAGATTACGGGGTCGGGGTCCCGGATGGCGGCGATCAACAAGCCCTTGGCGTCGTAAGGCGTGGCGGGGATGACCACCTTGAGGCCCGGCACGTGGGCGTACCATGCCTCGGGGCTTTCGGAATGGTGCTCCGGGGCCCGCACGCCGCCGGCATAGGGGGCCCTGATGACCATAGGGCAGGTGAACCGCCCCCGGGAACGGTTCCGGATGCGGGCCACGTGGGAGACGATCTGGTCGAAGGCGGGAGGCATGAAGCCGTCGAACTGGATCTCCACCACGGGCCGCAGGCCGTAGACGGCCATGCCCACGGCGGTGCCCACGATGGCCGATTCCGCCAGGGGCGTATCAATGCAGCGATCGGGGCCGAACTCGTTGTACAGTCCTTCGGTGGCCCGGAAAACGCCGCCGTTGACCCCCACGTCCTGGCCCATGACCAGCACCCGGTCATCCCGGCGCATTTCTACCATCATGGCGTCGTTGACGGCCTGGACCAAATTGAGACGGGGCATTCAGTCATCCTCCTTCAGGCTTGCCAGGAGGCTGTTCTTCTGTTCCGCCAGGTGGGGGGGCAGTTCGGCGTAAACGTAGTCGAAAATTTCTTCAGGCCGCGGGGGAGGCGCCGCTTCGGCCTTCTGGATGGCTTCGGCCACCTGCCGGCGGGTCTTTTCCTGCAACTCTTCCTCCAAGGCGGGGCTCCAATGGCCCTGCCGCTCCAAAAAGCGCCGGAAGCGCACGATGGGGTCGTGCTCGGCCCACGACGCCACCTCGTCTTCGCTACGGTAGCGGCTGGGGTCGTCTACGGTGGTGTGGGCGCCCAGGCGGTAGGTCACCGCCTCGATCAGGGTGGGGCCCTCGCCGGCCCGGGCCCGCCGGGCCGCTTCCTTGGTCACCTGGTAGACGGCCAGCACGTCGTTGCCGTCTACCCGCACCCCCGGCATGCCGTAGGCGGCGGCCTTCTGGGCGATGGTTTCCGTGGACGTCTGGCGGCTCACCGGCATGCTGATGGCGTACTGGTTGTTCTGGCAGAAAAGGATGCAGGGCGCCTGGAAGGTGGCGGCAAAGTTGGCCCCTTCGTGGAAGTCCCCTTCGGAGGTGGCGCCGTCGCCGAAGTAGACGATGGTGACCACGGGATCCTGCCGCAGCTTGGCGGCCCAGGCGGCGCCCACGGCATGGGGAATCTGGGTAGCGATGGGAATGCAGTTGGGAAAGACGTTGACGCCGGGCGGGACCGCCGTCCCTTCTTCCCGTCCCATCCAGTACAGCAGGGCCTGGTCCAAAGGCTGACCGTGGACGGCGGTGGCCGCTCCATCACGG harbors:
- a CDS encoding dihydrolipoamide acetyltransferase family protein; this translates as MAYEFRLPDVGEGLHEAEIVRWLVKEGDSLAEDQPMVEIQTDKAVVEIASPVAGTVAKLHAAEGDTVAVGAVLITIDLAEGASPPAAGAKSPRAEASSPAESAVPAASTPVATVPPAPPAPSGPILAAPSTRRLARELGVDLAQVKGTGPAGRITDEDVQRAAALLAGGAQRDGLAPGGAAAAAAAAPAAAPAASPPAGGEERVPLRGLRRKIAEQMVRSMQTIPHAVHMDEVDVTELVQLRDQAHALAEEQGLRLTFLPFIIKAVTAALRRYRELNASLDDEREEIVYKHYYHIGIATDTDDGLVVPVIKHADQKSIFQLAADLDRLARQARDRTIQLDDLRDSTFTITNIGPLGGVFATPIINAPEAAILAVHRIKERPVVHEGQIVARHMLNLSLAFDHRIVDGAVAARFLNQVMEYLAKPSLLFMEMV
- a CDS encoding alpha-ketoacid dehydrogenase subunit beta, with the protein product MPRLNLVQAVNDAMMVEMRRDDRVLVMGQDVGVNGGVFRATEGLYNEFGPDRCIDTPLAESAIVGTAVGMAVYGLRPVVEIQFDGFMPPAFDQIVSHVARIRNRSRGRFTCPMVIRAPYAGGVRAPEHHSESPEAWYAHVPGLKVVIPATPYDAKGLLIAAIRDPDPVIFLEPKSIYRAFREEVPAEAYTVPIGKARVVQEGTDLTVIAWGAMLHLAQKVVQDVQAETGWSIELIDLRTISPVDRETIIHSVQKTGRCVIVHEAPQQGGFGGELIALINEHAFFHLQAPVARVCGYDVPTPFFAREQFHLPSPQRTRAAIEQVMAS
- the pdhA gene encoding pyruvate dehydrogenase (acetyl-transferring) E1 component subunit alpha is translated as MPNVTGTSYAMARILSPDGTCEREADLPDLSPEQMLAMYEWMLLMRTFDNRCITLQRQGRIGTYPPLQGQEAAQVGSAFALEKDDWIFPSYRDGAATAVHGQPLDQALLYWMGREEGTAVPPGVNVFPNCIPIATQIPHAVGAAWAAKLRQDPVVTIVYFGDGATSEGDFHEGANFAATFQAPCILFCQNNQYAISMPVSRQTSTETIAQKAAAYGMPGVRVDGNDVLAVYQVTKEAARRARAGEGPTLIEAVTYRLGAHTTVDDPSRYRSEDEVASWAEHDPIVRFRRFLERQGHWSPALEEELQEKTRRQVAEAIQKAEAAPPPRPEEIFDYVYAELPPHLAEQKNSLLASLKEDD